In one window of Frigoriglobus tundricola DNA:
- a CDS encoding IS1 family transposase, translating into MDDLSRFCCLNAHCPDHGKRNHGNLTVPARYGPNKTRVLRCRTCKARFSERKGTPLFDARLPAARVTAVLAHVAEGIGTRKTARLTGVHTNTVTRYIRRAGQHARALHDELVAFSPDDPRSAVR; encoded by the coding sequence ATGGACGACCTGAGCCGCTTCTGTTGCCTCAATGCCCATTGTCCCGACCATGGGAAACGGAACCACGGGAACCTGACCGTGCCGGCCCGTTATGGGCCGAACAAGACGCGGGTGCTCCGGTGCCGGACCTGCAAGGCCCGGTTCTCCGAGCGCAAGGGCACCCCACTGTTCGACGCCCGACTGCCGGCCGCGCGGGTGACCGCGGTTCTGGCTCACGTGGCCGAAGGGATCGGGACCCGCAAGACCGCACGGCTCACCGGGGTTCATACCAATACGGTGACCCGGTACATCCGACGGGCCGGCCAACATGCCCGCGCGTTGCACGACGAGCTCGTGGCTTTTTCCCCCGACGACCCGCGAAGTGCAGTTCGATGA